A genome region from Camelina sativa cultivar DH55 chromosome 10, Cs, whole genome shotgun sequence includes the following:
- the LOC104719516 gene encoding UPF0725 protein At5g63820-like, protein MEGIVEEKKIVGEAPPQAEAGGALADDYEFGRRCYMMPEERDKEPRSWRNLSYGFDLDYSSDPCTLVKSRWGKDYDIALFGRLGVLCHNLHKGTNFKFVRWEKYNIMSTAYTNFYITLEAMDPATNSVFSFQTLFSDVGCSPGIYLIWRILVCRIKCNNPPDAYWDKTSSIDDFYLRPMPKWFSDHEFASDPKRFYELRKKKLAKKAHAWDDDDDIIRLAPVSDSGGSGEDDISPYEWRVYYDSGVCGRLGLYCYNFQKVLQWKLLYAMKWNQNL, encoded by the exons ATGGAAGGAATcgtggaagagaagaaaattgTGGGTGAAGCTCCGCCGCAGGCTGAGGCTGGTGGAGCACTTGCCGATGATTATGAGTTTGGCCGACGCTGTTACatg aTGCCAGAAGAACGTGATAAAGAACCCCGATCCTGGAGAAATCTGTCCTAT GGTTTTGATCTGGATTACTCTTCCGATCCTTGTACACTAGTTAAGTCTCGTTGGGGTAAAGATTATGATATCGCCCTTTTTGGTAGGCTTGGAGTCCTCTGCCACAACCTTCACAag GGGACCAACTTCAAGTTTGTCCGCTGGGAAAAGTATAATATTATGAGTACTGCATACACCAACTTCTACATTACTTTGGAGGCTATGGATCCGGCCACCAACTCCGTCTTCTCTTTTCAGACGCTTTTTAGCGATGTTGGATGTTCACCCGGTATCTATCTCATCTGGAGGATCTTAGTCTGTAGAATCAAAT gtAACAATCCTCCGGATGCTTATTGGGACAAGACATCGTCAATAGATGATTTCTACCTGCGTCCCATGCCCAAATGGTTTTCTGATCATGAATTTGCCAGTGACCCTAAAAGGTTTTACGAG CTGCGAAAGAAGAAATTAGCTAAGAAGGCACATGCctgggatgatgatgatgatataatcCGTCTTGCACCTGTTTCAGATTCGGGA GGTTCTGGTGAGGACGACATATCGCCTTATGAGTGGCGTGTTTATTACGACAGTGGCGTCTGCGGCAGACTTGGACTTTATTGTTACAATTTTCAGAAG gttcttcaatggaagctattatatgcaatgaaatggaatcaaaATCTATAA
- the LOC104720578 gene encoding UPF0725 protein At4g29550-like produces the protein MDAVNPADNYSPLSLKTWVKHDEHAKTEHLSWETFFCDVEDWQEADHEWDNEAIDDLYKVELPKWLPDENLQHCYVVKDSKLMDRENWWLHLFTEFAFYTKWSKLLALDAIAECLPLETQKVVVETRGEAETEPREKLKAANAILYISFECGNDPITGNVANYRAIVRKTMDGKQGHMRLEVRCWSI, from the exons ATGGACGCTGTGAATCCAGCCGACAATTATTCTCCACTCTCTCTCAAGACGTGGGTTAAGCATGATGAGCATGCAAAAACTGAGCATTTATCATGGGAGACATTCTTTTGCGACGTGGAAG attggcAAGAGGCGGATCATGAGTGGGACAATGAGGCAATAGATGATTTGTACAAAGTTGAACTGCCAAAATGGTTGCCTGATGAGAATCTGCAACATTGCTATGTG GTGAAAGATTCAAAGTTGATGGACAGGGAAAATTGGTGGCTGCATCTCTTCACTGAGTTTGCATTCTACACGAAATGGTCTAAATTGTTGGCACTGGACGCTATTGCGGAATGCCTGCCATTGGAGACTCAGAAGGTGGTTGTGGAAACTCGAGGAGAAGCTGAAACAGAGCCGCGTGAGAAGCTCAAAGCGGCAAATGCAATCTTGTACATAAGTTTTGAATGTGGAAATGATCCAATCACAGGCAATGTGGCTAATTACAGAGCCATTGTACGAAAGACAATGGATGGGAAACAAGGACACATGCGCCTCGAGGTTAGGTGCTGGAGCATCTAA
- the LOC104719517 gene encoding 14-3-3-like protein GF14 psi isoform X2 translates to MSTESSREENVYMAKLAEQAERYEEMVEFMEKVAKTVDVEELSVEERNLLSVAYKNVIGARRASWRIISSIEQKEESKGNEDHVAIIKDYRGKIETELSKICDGILNVLEAHLIPSASPAESKVFYLKMKGDYHRYLAEFKAGSERKEAAESTLVAYKSASDIATAELAPTHPIRLGLALNFSVFYYEILNSPDRACSLAKQAFDDAIAELDTLGEESYKDSTLIMQLLRDNLTLWTSDMTDEAGEEIKEAASKPDGAE, encoded by the exons ATGTCGACTGAATCATCAAGGGAAGAGAATGTTTACATGGCGAAACTAGCTGAACAAGCTGAACGTTATGAAGAAATGGTTGAATTCATGGAGAAAGTTGCGAAAACTGTTGATGTTGAGGAACTCTCTGTTGAAGAGAGGAACCTTCTCTCTGTTGCTTACAAGAACGTGATTGGAGCAAGAAGAGCTTCGTGGAGAATCATTTCTTCGATTGAGCAGAAAGAAGAGAGCAAAGGGAACGAAGACCATGTTGCTATTATCAAGGATTACAGGGGAAAGATTGAAACTGAGCTTAGCAAAATCTGTGATGGGATTTTGAATGTTCTTGAAGCTCATCTTATCCCATCTGCTTCACCAGCTGAATCCAAAGTGTTTTACCTTAAAATGAAGGGAGATTATCACAGGTATCTTGCTGAGTTTAAGGCTGGTTCTGAGAGGAAAGAGGCTGCTGAAAGCACTTTGGTTGCTTACAAGTCTGCTTCC GACATTGCCACTGCTGAGTTAGCTCCCACTCACCCAATAAGGCTTGGTCTTGCCCTCAACTTCTCAGTGTTTTACTATGAAATCCTGAACTCGCCTGATCGTGCTTGCAGCCTCGCAAAGCAG GCATTTGATGATGCTATTGCTGAGTTGGATACATTGGGTGAGGAATCATACAAGGACAGTACACTGATCATGCAGCTTCTTAGAGACAATCTCACTCTCTGGACTTCAGATATGACA GACGAAGCAGGAGAGGAGATCAAAGAGGCAGCATCGAAGCCTGATGGCGCAGAGTAA
- the LOC104719891 gene encoding B3 domain-containing protein At5g38490-like, which yields MSMNHLTDSGKDMWSNLFLLVDTAVMVQEEEQRRRRGEEEDSEKSFFYLFPRKKRSSLVRRRYTQQNPSGVSMMSSSSSLDDHETKSTQNPSFLDEPLVSDAELLRAKKGKSKIVCEDYDYRDESKRLVSNLGRNLDDLDGASSSMSSSFLNHRCYNTAKSEKTETNDPSYEPCLKEKTTSGKRRAVEQRKSGNVKKEKVASFQRRTDTDAPEWIFQVMSRMRADAANPLLIFERGLTPTDVSSTQCRLLIPCQQLIRNDFLTPRESRAMNKEEYIENEDDTIGVGTILVNQRCEKWGLRFKLWPMEKETGHGTLNYALNWAWNDVVKGNNLKAGDKISLWTFRCRGVVCFALETY from the coding sequence ATGAGTATGAATCATCTCACGGATTCAGGTAAGGATATGTGGTCGAATTTGTTTTTACTTGTGGATACTGCGGTTATGGTTCAGGAAGAAGAACAACGTCGTCGTcgtggggaagaagaagatagcgaGAAGagtttcttctatcttttcccGAGGAAGAAAAGGTCGTCTTTGGTGAGGAGAAGATACACACAACAAAACCCTAGTGGGGTTTCTATgatgtcatcttcttcatcgctcGATGATCACGAGACGAAAAGCAcacaaaaccctagttttttagATGAGCCTTTGGTGTCTGATGCGGAGCTACTACGTGCAAAGAAGGGGAAATCTAAGATTGTCTGTGAAGATTACGACTACCGTGATGAGTCGAAGAGACTGGTAAGTAACCTAGGACGAAACTTGGATGATCTTGATGGGGCGTCGTCTTCTATGTCTTCATCGTTCCTGAACCATCGTTGTTATAACACGGCTAAGTCTGAGAAGACAGAGACGAACGACCCTAGTTACGAACCATGCCTAAAGGAGAAGACGACAAGCGGCAAGAGGCGTGCCGTGGAGCAGAGGAAGAGTGGTAATGtcaagaaagaaaaggttgCTTCTTTCCAAAGGAGGACGGATACAGATGCACCGGAGTGGATTTTTCAGGTGATGAGTAGAATGAGAGCTGATGCCGCAAACCCGTTGCTGATCTTTGAGAGGGGTCTAACACCGACTGATGTGAGTTCAACTCAGTGCCGTCTCTTAATCCCATGCCAGCAGCTAATCAGAAACGATTTCTTGACGCCGAGGGAGTCTCGAGCCATGAATAAAGAGGAATACATCGAAAACGAGGATGATACTATCGGTGTGGGAACAATTCTTGTGAACCAAAGATGTGAAAAGTGGGGATTGCGTTTCAAGCTATGGCCGATGGAAAAGGAAACTGGACATGGAACCTTGAATTACGCTTTGAACTGGGCGTGGAACGATGTCGTCAAGGGTAACAACTTAAAAGCCGGGGACAAGATCAGTCTTTGGACTTTCAGGTGCCGTGGAGTAGTCTGCTTTGCTCTTGAGACATACTAA